From a single Sphaeramia orbicularis chromosome 4, fSphaOr1.1, whole genome shotgun sequence genomic region:
- the glulb gene encoding glutamine synthetase yields the protein MATSLSSKLSKAVKQQYMSLPQGDKVQAMYIWIDGSGEGLRCKTRTLDFEPKKIEDLPEWNFDGSSTYQSEGSNSDMYLIPAAMFRDPFRKDPNKLVLCEVLKYNCKPAETNLRHTCKQIMSMVENTHPWFGMEQEYTLLGVDGHPFGWPSNGFPGPQGPYYCGVGADKAYGRDIVEAHYRACLYAGVQICGTNAEVMPAQWEFQIGPCEGINMGDHLWVARFILHRVCEDFGVVASFDPKPIPGNWNGAGCHTNFSTKEMRDEGGLKIIEESIERLAKRHRYHIRAYDPKGGLDNARRLTGHHETSNIDEFSAGVANRGASIRIPRAVGQDKKGYFEDRRPSANCDPYIVTEALVRTCLLKEEGEEPVNYSK from the exons ATGGCCACTTCATTAAGTTCTAAACTGAGCAAAGCTGTGAAGCAGCAGTACATGAGTCTCCCTCAGGGAGATAAAGTCCAAGCCATGTACATCTGGATAGATGGATCTGGAGAGGGGCTGCGATGCAAGACCAGAACTTTGGATTTTGAACCCAAGAAGATTGAGG ATCTTCCTGAGTGGAACTTTGACGGCTCCAGCACCTATCAGTCTGAAGGCTCCAACAGCGACATGTATCTGATCCCTGCAGCCATGTTCAGGGACCCCTTCAGGAAAGACCCCAACAAGCTGGTGCTGTGTGAGGTGCTCAAGTACAACTGCAAACCAGCAG AGACTAATCTGCGGCACACATGTAAACAGATCATGAGCATGGTGGAAAACACCCACCCGTGGTTCGGTATGGAGCAGGAGTACACTCTGCTGGGTGTAGATGGACATCCCTTTGGCTGGCCGTCCAACGGTTTTCCAGGTCCACAAG GGCCTTATTACTGTGGAGTGGGTGCAGATAAAGCATATGGACGGGACATAGTAGAAGCCCACTACAGAGCCTGTTTGTACGCCGGGGTCCAGATCTGTGGTACCAATGCTGAAGTCATGCCAGCTCAG TGGGAGTTCCAGATTGGGCCGTGTGAAGGTATCAACATGGGAGACCACCTGTGGGTTGCTCGCTTCATCCTTCACAGGGTTTGTGAGGATTTTGGCGTGGTGGCTTCCTTTGACCCCAAACCCATCCCAGGAAACTGGAATGGTGCAGGATGCCACACTAACTTCAGCACAAAGGAGATGCGAGACGAAGGCGGGCTCAA AATCATCGAGGAGTCAATTGAAAGGCTTGCAAAGAGACACAGATACCACATCCGTGCCTACGACCCCAAAGGTGGGCTAGACAACGCCAGACGTTTGACCGGTCATCATGAAACCTCAAATATCGATGAATTCTCCGCTGGTGTGGCCAACCGGGGAGCCAGCATCCGCATCCCTCGTGCGGTGGGGCAGGACAAGAAGGGTTATTTTGAGGACCGCCGTCCGTCTGCGAACTGTGACCCATACATTGTCACAGAAGCTCTTGTGCGCACATGTTTACtcaaagaagaaggagaggagccAGTAAATTACAGCAAATGA